The genomic stretch CCAAGTTCCGCAGAATTATTATGCAAAGGAATGTGCGGATATTGCAGGACAAGCAGAAGATTATCCTTCTTGGCCCATGTTTTCCGTAAACGGTCATCTAGCTGATCATAGCCTGTTGTTTGCAGGAATAAGGTGTCGAACTGCTCGGAAAGACGTTCAGCTTCAGCCTTGGAGGGAGCCTCTTTATAGCTCCGCAGGCAATGGTAATAATCCCAAAAGTCACTGAGCACTTTTGCCAGTTTCTCGCGATTATTTTCCATGAACGGCTGCAGTTTCTTGTAATGCCTGCCTTCGTGGACCCAGCATAGACCAAGATGTTCGGTGATCCCCTTAAACTGAGGGGCATCATCACAGATAAGGATCGGAAACGGGCGGCCCTGATGACGAAACGCTGTCACAGCACAGGCTTCCAAAATGCGTTGACGATTCGTTTTCTGTTTGCCAGGGTCAGGAAACAGCCTACTCAACAAAGCATCCATTTCAGAACGCTCCATTATGCGTTCACTTAAAAATGGTGTCAGACGTTGCCGCTGTTTTTCAGACAGGTTAAAGTCACTTAACAGTTCAATGGTTTGCGAGTTTAGCTGGAAGGTCAATTCGCCTTCACTGAATATTTCCAGCAGAGTCAGGCGATTCTTCTTCGCTCTGGTAAAATATGCTGTATAATAGGGGCTGCAGAGTACATGGTTGTAGAAATTGGCGCCATTGACACGAGCACTGGTATCATCAGCATTCTGATAATTCGTTGCTTGAAGACCAGCCGAGAC from Candidatus Electrothrix communis encodes the following:
- a CDS encoding transposase, whose translation is MDKEKLPADAVPKGHDTVVVQDIIIEVKNTAFKREVYYSASENRRIIGALPIEYQGGFGPGIRTLVLCLYNDSNMSQPKIHSLLQTVGVEISPATISRIITDDVTCFHDEKSEIVSAGLQATNYQNADDTSARVNGANFYNHVLCSPYYTAYFTRAKKNRLTLLEIFSEGELTFQLNSQTIELLSDFNLSEKQRQRLTPFLSERIMERSEMDALLSRLFPDPGKQKTNRQRILEACAVTAFRHQGRPFPILICDDAPQFKGITEHLGLCWVHEGRHYKKLQPFMENNREKLAKVLSDFWDYYHCLRSYKEAPSKAEAERLSEQFDTLFLQTTGYDQLDDRLRKTWAKKDNLLLVLQYPHIPLHNNSAELGARVQARKRDVSFQTKNEKGTQAKDTMMTVVETAKKMSVNVFEYIHDRISKKYEMPSLASIISSQSQHTASDPA